One window from the genome of Alnus glutinosa chromosome 13, dhAlnGlut1.1, whole genome shotgun sequence encodes:
- the LOC133853684 gene encoding uncharacterized protein LOC133853684 produces the protein MASGWVKSLHCKSRAFEDVYHPNPKRLIPSASCRKSVQSIRDVIDTTKHKPRNPKSTSPNRQPAAKHPRPTKSEPVSAPESRPPRAPDPYLPALTELHEGHPSRNVVEIIFHTSWSPKAFTGRVEMIFKVQNGSRTVARFEEYREAVKSQSGSGGPTGGGTWEENARCVADGNEVMQFHCLGPTSGGGVYDGRGGAWAFPGSKGSAFCTFSGSGGAHESAGGGRGRRAMLVCRVIAGRVSKRLRIDSLLDGRVGLDSVSGDNGELLVFDSRAVLPCFLIIYKL, from the coding sequence ATGGCGAGCGGGTGGGTCAAGTCGTTGCACTGCAAATCGAGAGCGTTCGAGGACGTGTACCACCCCAACCCGAAGCGCCTCATACCCAGTGCCAGTTGCAGAAAGAGCGTGCAGAGCATTAGGGACGTCATCGACACCACCAAGCACAAGCCCAGAAACCCCAAGTCCACGTCGCCCAACAGACAACCCGCTGCAAAGCATCCGCGACCCACCAAATCCGAACCCGTTTCCGCCCCGGAAAGCCGGCCCCCCCGTGCTCCGGACCCCTACCTCCCGGCCCTGACCGAGCTGCATGAGGGCCACCCTTCTCGTAACGTCGTAGAGATTATCTTCCACACGAGCTGGAGCCCCAAAGCCTTTACCGGTCGGGTCGAGATGATTTTCAAGGTCCAGAACGGGTCCAGGACTGTGGCCCGCTTCGAGGAGTATCGCGAGGCCGTCAAGTCTCAGTCCGGTTCGGGCGGGCCGACCGGTGGTGGCACGTGGGAGGAGAATGCACGGTGCGTGGCGGACGGAAACGAGGTGATGCAGTTTCACTGCCTGGGGCCAACGTCTGGCGGCGGGGTGTACGACGGGCGGGGCGGCGCGTGGGCATTTCCGGGGTCGAAGGGATCGGCGTTTTGTACGTTCTCCGGGAGTGGTGGGGCACACGAGAGCGCCGGCGGTGGAAGGGGCAGGAGGGCCATGCTAGTTTGCCGGGTCATAGCGGGTAGGGTGTCGAAGCGGCTCCGGATCGACTCGTTGTTGGATGGGCGAGTGGGATTAGACTCGGTGAGTGGGGACAACGGCGAGTTGCTAGTGTTTGATTCGCGTGCGGTGTTGCCTTGCTTTCTTATCATCTATAAATTGTAA